A portion of the Lolium rigidum isolate FL_2022 chromosome 1, APGP_CSIRO_Lrig_0.1, whole genome shotgun sequence genome contains these proteins:
- the LOC124690129 gene encoding external alternative NAD(P)H-ubiquinone oxidoreductase B2, mitochondrial-like produces MRWTAFLWDGASRAFNGRPAVTNLVLVLAASSGGGLVAYADSQQDQPEGPKKKKVVVLGTGWAGTTFVRNLDSKLYDVQVISPRNYFAFTPLLPSVTCGTVEPRSVVEPIRRILEKKGGDFKFWEAECFKIDPAKKKIHCRSNTGTNFDGNGEFLVDYDYLVVAVGARSNTFNTPGVEENCHFLKEVEDAQKIRRSVMDCFEKASLPYLNEEERKKNLHFVIVGGGPTGVEFAAELHDFVSEDLSKLYPSVQHLVKISLIEAADHILTMFDKRITNFAEDKFGRNGIDVKTGYKVVKVAKDAITMQNPATGDVAVPYGMAVWSTGIGTRPFVVDFMKQIGQANRRVLATDEWLRVRECDDVYAVGDCATINQRRVMEDISEIFRVADKDKSGTLTVKEIQDILEDIYVRYPQVKLYMKSKQMNGIADLVKAGNGDTEKQSVELSIEEFKKALSLVDSQVKNLPATAQVAAQQGQYLAKCFNKMEYAEENPEGPIRIRGEGRHRFLPFRYRHLGQFAPLGGEQTAAQLPGDWVSIGHSSQWLWYSVYATKQISWRTRALVISDWGRRFIFGRDSSGI; encoded by the exons ATGAGGTGGACGGCGTTCCTGTGGGACGGCGCCTCGCGGGCCTTCAACGGCCGCCCCGCCGTCACcaacctcgtcctcgtcctcgccgcAAG TAGTGGAGGAGGCCTTGTCGCTTATGCAGACTCTCAGCAGGACCAGCCTGAGGGACCGAAGAAGAAGAAAGTTGTGGTTCTTGGCACTGGCTGGGCTGGCACCACATTCGTGAGGAATCTTGATAGCAAACTGTATGATGTCCAGGTCATTTCACCTCGGAACTACTTTGCATTCACGCCCTTGCTCCCAAGTGTCACCTGTGGAACAGTTGAACCAAGGAGCGTTGTTGAGCCAATTCGTAGAATTTTGGAGAAG AAAGGTGGAGATTTCAAATTCTGGGAAGCAGAGTGCTTCAAGATTGATCCAGCAAAGAAGAAAATCCATTGCCGCTCAAACACTGGCACAAATTTTGATGGAAATGGCGAGTTCTTAGTTGACTATGACTATCTGGTGGTAGCAGTTGGAGCTCGGTCTAACACATTTAATACACCTGGTGTGGAGGAAAATTGCCACTTTTTGAAG GAAGTGGAGGATGCCCAAAAGATTCGAAGGAGTGTGATGGACTGCTTTGAGAAGGCAAGCCTCCCATACCTTAatgaagaagagaggaagaagaatcTTCATTTCGTTATTGTGGGAGGTGGACCTACCGGCGTTGAATTTGCGGCAGAGTTACACGATTTTGTTTCTGAAGATCTATCTAAGCTCTATCCTTCTGTTCAGCACCTTGTCAAGATATCATTAATCGAAGCTGCAGATCACATACTGACTAT GTTCGACAAGAGAATTACTAACTTCGCTGAGGACAAGTTTGGAAGGAATGGCATTGATGTAAAAACTGGATATAAAGTTGTGAAGGTTGCTAAAGATGCAATCACCATGCAAAATCCAGCTACTGGCGATGTTGCAGTTCCTTATGGAATGGCTGTCTGGTCCACTGGTATTGGAACCCGTCCATTCGTTGTGGACTTCATGAAACAAATTGGCCAG GCTAATCGTCGTGTCCTAGCTACTGATGAATGGCTAAGGGTGCGTGAATGTGATGATGTCTATGCAGTAGGTGATTGTGCTACCATAAACCAGCGGAGAGTCATG GAGGATATTTCAGAAATATTCAGAGTTGCAGACAAAGATAAATCTGGAACCTTGACTGTGAAAGAAATTCAAGACATCTTGGAGGATATCTATGTGAGATATCCCCAAGTAAAGCTATACATGAAGAGCAAGCAAATGAACGGAATTGCCGATTTAGTTAAAGCTGGCAATGGTGACACTGAAAAGCAATCTGTAGAGCTGAGCATTGAAGAGTTTAAGAAGGCCCTTTCACTCGTGGATTCGCAAGTCAAGAATCTACCTGCAACAGCTCAG GTTGCTGCACAGCAAGGACAATATCTTGCAAAATGCTTTAACAAGATGGAGTACGCTGAAGAAAATCCTGAAGGTCCAATCCGCATTAGGGGAGAAGGCCGTCATCGCTTCCTCCCTTTCAG GTACAGGCATTTAGGCCAGTTTGCCCCGCTAGGAGGGGAGCAAACCGCTGCACAGCTCCCGGGAGATTGGGTCTCCATTGGCCACAGCTCTCAGTGGCTCTGGTATTCTGTTTACGCAAC CAAACAAATAAGCTGGCGCACGAGGGCACTAGTGATATCTGACTGGGGCCGTCGCTTCATCTTCGGCAGAGACTCGAGCGGCATATAG
- the LOC124690140 gene encoding vesicle-associated protein 4-1-like has product MPLWGTASGPPPHMAEGGGGAEGSAGSSSSSGAAAIRSLLPTRRRLRLDPPSKLYFPYEPGKQVRSAIRIKNVSKSHVAFKFQTTAPKSCFMRPPGGILAPGETIIATVFKFVEHPENNEKPLDQKCKVKFKIVSLKVKGPVEYVPELFDEQKEQVAVEQILRVVFLDAERPSAQLDRLKRQLAEAEAALEARKKPPEDTSPRIVGEGLVIDEWKERRERYLARQQIEGVDSV; this is encoded by the exons ATGCCGCTGTGGGGGACCGCGTCCGGCCCGCCGCCGCACATggcagagggaggaggaggcgccgagGGGTCGGCcggctcctcgtcgtcgtccggtgCCGCCGCGATACGCTCGCTGCTGCCCACCAGGCGCCGGCTCAGGCTCGACCCGCCGTCCAAGCTCTACTTCCCAT ATGAGCCCGGGAAGCAGGTTCGGAGCGCGATTAGGATCAAGAACGTCAGCAAGTCCCATGTGGCCTTCAAG TTCCAAACAACAGCACCGAAGAGCTGCTTCATGAGGCCTCCTGGCGGCATCCTGGCTCCAGGAGAAACTATCATAGCAACAG TGTTCAAGTTTGTGGAACATCCTGAGAACAACGAGAAACCTTTAGATCAGAAGTGCAAGGTCAAGTTCAAGATTGTTAGCCTGAAGGTCAAAGGGCCTGTGGAGTATGTCCCAGAATTG TTCGATGAGCAGAAGGAGCAGGTTGCGGTTGAGCAAATTCTGCGGGTTGTGTTCTTGGATGCTGAGCGTCCTAGCGCA CAACTGGACCGACTCAAGCGTCAGCTCGCTGAAGCTGAAGCCGCCCTCGAGGCACGCAAGAAACCTCCAGAGGACACAAGCCCCCGTATTGTTGGCGAGGGTCTCGTGATCGATGAATGG AAGGAACGAAGAGAGAGATATCTTGCTCGCCAGCAGATCGAAGGAGTTGATTCAGTATAA